Proteins from one Acidobacteriota bacterium genomic window:
- a CDS encoding NIPSNAP family protein, with product MMISKYFQPQNLVWLCLAMFLAVSCNPAVQNEASEAPASETAGEVMHEYYELRVYRIDSLEKQEVVSRYLETALLPALNRTGIDRVGVFTLQEAGDDFSIFILIPYPTLDHMTRLSDVLDQDADYQTAASEYFSASIDDPAYGRIESKLMKAFDSIPVMELPEQSSTGDARIFELRTYESHHENAAYRKVQMFDEGETQIMREAGLGPVFFGEVLVGHDVPNLTYILSSTDRETHKKSWEAFLAHPDWVRMKAMERYKDTVSKITNWFLIPTSYSQI from the coding sequence ATGATGATTTCCAAATATTTCCAGCCACAGAATCTCGTTTGGTTGTGCCTGGCAATGTTTCTGGCGGTGAGCTGCAACCCGGCGGTCCAAAATGAGGCTTCCGAGGCGCCGGCGAGCGAAACAGCGGGAGAGGTCATGCACGAGTACTACGAACTTCGCGTCTACCGCATCGACAGCCTCGAAAAGCAGGAAGTCGTCAGCCGCTACCTGGAGACCGCGCTGCTTCCCGCGTTGAACCGGACGGGCATCGATCGAGTCGGAGTCTTCACATTGCAGGAAGCGGGAGACGACTTCTCCATTTTCATCCTGATCCCCTATCCGACCCTGGATCATATGACTCGGCTGAGCGACGTCCTGGATCAGGACGCGGACTACCAGACGGCGGCGTCCGAATACTTTTCCGCCTCCATCGACGACCCGGCCTACGGGCGAATCGAGAGCAAGCTGATGAAGGCCTTCGACAGCATCCCGGTCATGGAGCTGCCGGAGCAGTCGTCCACCGGGGACGCGCGGATCTTCGAGCTTCGGACCTACGAGAGCCATCACGAGAACGCGGCCTATCGGAAAGTGCAGATGTTCGACGAGGGGGAGACCCAGATCATGCGGGAAGCGGGTCTCGGTCCGGTTTTCTTCGGAGAAGTCCTAGTGGGCCATGACGTGCCGAATCTGACCTACATCCTGTCGAGCACGGACCGGGAGACGCACAAGAAGAGCTGGGAAGCCTTCCTGGCTCATCCCGATTGGGTCAGGATGAAGGCCATGGAGCGCTACAAGGACACGGTCTCCAAGATCACGAACTGGTTTCTGATTCCGACTTCCTATTCGCAGATCTGA